One Kaistella polysaccharea DNA segment encodes these proteins:
- a CDS encoding NUDIX hydrolase: MQDLNFCPKCGNKSLLWDGEKKWSCSHCDYVLFHNVAGAVAVIICHKDEILFTRRNQEPKKGKLDLAGGFVDPKESAEETCVRELFEEMQIKFDIAELKYLGSLPNVYEYKSIPYHTLDLFYEYVVQEKFEVELEQSEISEAIWIRTSDLILDEIAFDSQKVFLKSYITT, translated from the coding sequence ATGCAAGATCTTAATTTCTGCCCAAAATGCGGAAACAAATCTTTACTTTGGGATGGCGAAAAAAAATGGAGCTGTTCTCATTGTGACTATGTCCTTTTTCACAATGTTGCAGGTGCAGTAGCCGTAATTATCTGTCATAAAGATGAAATTCTTTTCACTCGTCGCAATCAAGAGCCTAAAAAGGGAAAACTTGATTTGGCTGGTGGTTTTGTAGATCCAAAAGAAAGTGCGGAAGAGACTTGTGTACGCGAACTTTTCGAGGAAATGCAAATTAAATTTGATATCGCGGAACTAAAATATCTCGGTAGTTTGCCTAATGTTTACGAGTATAAAAGCATCCCTTATCATACCTTAGATCTTTTCTACGAATACGTCGTACAGGAAAAATTTGAGGTCGAACTGGAGCAGTCGGAGATTTCTGAAGCAATATGGATCAGAACGTCAGACCTAATTTTGGATGAAATCGCGTTCGATTCCCAGAAAGTTTTCCTTAAAAGCTATATAACAACTTAA
- a CDS encoding RluA family pseudouridine synthase codes for MQEQIVFEDNHLLVINKKAGQLVQGDKTGDLSLLDLIKNFIKKRDNKPGNVFLGLVHRIDRPTSGLVIYAKTSKALSRLTQMVKNREIKKTYWAVVPKTEIPQSQRLVHYLQKNEKNNKSTVFPKATEGAKEAILNYEIIKVLDNFQLLEVDLETGRHHQIRAQLSKIGVPIKGDLKYGSPRSNPDGGIHLHARQLEFIHPVTKENIKITAPVPQNDAVWKACED; via the coding sequence ATGCAAGAACAAATCGTTTTCGAAGATAATCATCTTTTAGTTATCAATAAAAAAGCCGGACAACTAGTTCAGGGCGATAAAACTGGCGATTTATCTTTGCTGGATCTGATCAAAAATTTCATTAAAAAAAGAGATAACAAACCTGGAAATGTATTCTTGGGTTTGGTTCACCGAATCGACCGACCAACGTCTGGACTTGTTATCTACGCGAAAACTTCGAAAGCGCTTTCCCGTTTAACGCAGATGGTGAAAAATCGGGAAATTAAAAAAACTTATTGGGCAGTTGTTCCGAAAACTGAAATTCCACAAAGTCAGCGGTTGGTTCATTACCTTCAGAAAAATGAAAAGAATAATAAATCAACTGTTTTCCCAAAAGCCACAGAAGGTGCGAAGGAAGCAATTCTTAATTACGAAATTATCAAGGTTTTAGATAATTTTCAGTTACTGGAAGTTGATTTAGAAACAGGCCGCCATCATCAGATCCGCGCACAATTATCGAAAATTGGAGTTCCAATTAAAGGAGATTTAAAATATGGTTCACCTCGTTCAAATCCTGATGGTGGCATTCACCTTCATGCGAGACAGTTAGAATTTATTCATCCAGTTACGAAAGAAAATATAAAAATAACCGCACCAGTTCCTCAGAATGATGCGGTTTGGAAAGCGTGTGAAGATTAA
- a CDS encoding enoyl-CoA hydratase-related protein produces MSYQNINIESDQKTAIITINRPQSLNALNALTITELSKALSEIENDTQYRAVIITGSGEKSFVAGADIKEFSDFGTTAAEDLARNGQNILFNKIENLSKPVIAAVNGFALGGGLELAMACHIRYASENARLGLPEVTLGLIPGYGGTQRLPKLVGKGLANEMIFSAKMIPAQRAKEIGLVNDVFTLEELLPKAKELATQIAQNSPMGIAKAIEAVNKSDSEQGFEIEIKSFGELFEMDDKKEGVAAFLEKRKPSF; encoded by the coding sequence ATGTCTTATCAGAATATCAATATAGAATCGGATCAAAAAACTGCGATAATTACAATTAATCGACCTCAAAGTTTAAATGCTTTGAACGCTTTAACGATTACCGAATTAAGTAAAGCTTTGAGTGAAATTGAAAATGATACGCAATACAGAGCGGTAATCATCACGGGAAGTGGAGAAAAATCTTTCGTTGCAGGTGCAGACATCAAAGAATTTTCAGATTTTGGAACAACTGCTGCAGAAGATCTGGCAAGAAACGGACAAAATATTTTATTTAACAAAATTGAAAACCTCAGCAAGCCCGTAATTGCAGCTGTCAATGGATTTGCACTGGGTGGAGGATTAGAACTTGCAATGGCCTGCCACATTCGGTACGCCTCCGAGAATGCAAGACTTGGCCTGCCGGAAGTAACATTAGGACTTATTCCAGGATACGGCGGCACGCAAAGATTGCCAAAACTTGTAGGAAAGGGCCTCGCAAACGAAATGATATTTTCGGCGAAAATGATTCCCGCACAGCGTGCTAAAGAAATCGGTCTTGTAAATGATGTTTTTACGTTAGAAGAACTGTTGCCCAAAGCAAAAGAATTAGCCACTCAAATCGCACAGAACTCCCCGATGGGTATTGCGAAAGCGATAGAGGCGGTGAATAAATCAGACAGCGAACAAGGTTTTGAAATTGAAATTAAATCATTTGGCGAGTTGTTTGAAATGGACGATAAAAAAGAAGGTGTAGCAGCTTTCCTGGAGAAAAGAAAACCTTCTTTCTAG
- a CDS encoding deoxycytidylate deaminase has product MTKFDVAYLEMAMVWSHLSHCKRKQVGALIVKDRMIISDGYNGTPSGFENCCEDETGKTQWFVLHAEANAILKLARSTQSAKDATLYLTLSPCKECSKLILQAGISKVVYIDEYSDEDGIEFLKNHGIELLRVSHETLKLKTNTK; this is encoded by the coding sequence ATTACTAAATTTGATGTTGCCTACTTAGAAATGGCAATGGTCTGGTCCCATCTATCCCACTGTAAAAGAAAACAAGTTGGCGCCCTAATCGTAAAAGACAGAATGATCATCTCTGATGGTTATAATGGAACGCCCTCAGGTTTTGAAAACTGTTGCGAAGATGAAACCGGAAAAACCCAATGGTTTGTATTGCATGCTGAAGCTAATGCAATCCTAAAACTCGCACGATCAACACAATCAGCAAAAGATGCCACCTTATATCTTACTTTGTCGCCTTGTAAAGAGTGCAGTAAACTGATTTTACAGGCCGGAATTAGCAAAGTTGTCTATATCGACGAATATTCTGATGAAGATGGAATAGAATTTTTAAAAAATCATGGTATTGAACTTTTACGGGTTTCACATGAGACTTTAAAGCTAAAAACAAACACAAAATGA
- the xerD gene encoding site-specific tyrosine recombinase XerD has protein sequence MITWTDKIQDFETFLKFERNFSDNTVDAYLRDIKKLQNYAEFDLEGVGPLDISYENIQEYLYQFSKKKFSERTQARWVSSIKSFFKYLTDDEVRADNPATLVEGPKLGLYLPDTLSFVDVERIIKAIDTNTELGKRNQCMIEVLYGCGLRVSELIDLKISNINFKEYYLKVEGKGNKTRFVPLAAYTAELIKEYINNVRSKYKINKKCEDILFLNSRGSSMSRVIVFIIIKELTEKAGISKKISPHTFRHSFATHLLQNGADLRYIQEMLGHSSITTTEIYTHLKNEELRDVILNYHPRNIT, from the coding sequence ATGATAACCTGGACAGACAAAATACAAGATTTCGAAACATTTTTAAAATTTGAACGAAATTTTTCCGATAATACGGTAGATGCTTATCTACGAGATATTAAAAAATTGCAAAATTATGCCGAGTTCGACCTGGAAGGCGTAGGACCGCTAGACATCAGTTATGAAAATATTCAGGAATACCTTTACCAGTTTTCCAAGAAAAAATTTAGTGAAAGAACGCAGGCACGATGGGTTTCTTCCATTAAATCATTCTTTAAATATCTAACCGATGATGAAGTACGTGCGGACAATCCTGCAACTCTGGTTGAAGGACCAAAATTAGGACTTTATTTACCCGACACTCTGAGTTTTGTAGATGTTGAAAGAATAATTAAAGCAATCGATACCAACACTGAATTGGGGAAAAGAAACCAATGCATGATCGAAGTCCTTTACGGATGTGGCTTGCGGGTTTCGGAATTGATTGATTTGAAAATATCCAATATTAATTTCAAAGAATATTACCTGAAAGTTGAAGGCAAAGGGAATAAAACCCGTTTTGTCCCACTGGCCGCTTATACTGCTGAATTAATTAAAGAGTACATCAACAACGTTCGGTCGAAATATAAAATCAATAAAAAATGTGAGGATATTCTTTTCTTAAATAGCAGAGGTTCATCCATGTCCAGAGTTATTGTTTTTATCATTATTAAAGAATTGACCGAAAAAGCTGGGATCAGTAAAAAGATTTCACCACACACTTTCCGACATTCGTTCGCAACACATCTCTTGCAAAATGGTGCAGATTTACGATACATTCAGGAAATGCTCGGACATTCCAGTATTACTACAACTGAAATTTATACCCATCTTAAAAATGAGGAATTGCGCGATGTTATTCTCAATTATCATCCGCGAAATATTACCTAA